One window of the Cydia fagiglandana chromosome 22, ilCydFagi1.1, whole genome shotgun sequence genome contains the following:
- the LOC134675625 gene encoding carbonyl reductase [NADPH] 1-like, whose translation MSNKKVAVVTGANKGLGFALVKELCEQFHGTVYMTSRDSTRGLEACKVLENLGLKPAYHQLDVTDNNSVKQFTEYIQNNHGKIDLLINNAGILFLKDCVEPKSYQAEQTLFVNFFSLVNFTEDILPLISNGGVIVNISSSSGHLSRIPSEELRRKIKREDLSLDELKKLMREYVDAVKEGREETDGWGNSPYVVSKVGVNAYTFMLHRRLVDRGISVNCVHPGYVQSDMTHGAGNIAPGDAAKVPAGLALRPPGSGLYVWHNGSAVAWDGRDPREVIDGKNP comes from the exons ATGTCAAATAAAAAAGTAGCAGTTGTAACCGGTGCAAATAAAGGTCTCGGCTTTGCTTTAGTGAAAGAATTATGTGAACAATTCCACGGTACAGTGTATATGACATCCAGAGACTCAACCAGAGGGCTAGAAGCTTGCAAAGTATTAGAAAATCTCGGCTTGAAACCTGCCTACCACCAATTGGACGTAACCGACAATAACAGTGTTAAGCAATTCACTGAATACATTCAAAATAATCATGGGAAAATAGACCTTCTTATAAACAACGCAGGAATACTTTTTCTAAAAGACTGTGTAGAACCAAAAAGTTATCAAGCAGAGCAGACTTTGTTCGTGAATTTCTTTTCTTTGGTTAATTTTACTGAGGATATTCTACCGCTGATTAGCAATGGTGGAGTTATAGTGAATATTTCGAGTTCATCAGGACACTTAAGCAGGATTCCTTCTGAGGAATTAAGAAGGAAAATTAAAAGGGAGGACTTAAGTTTGGATGAATTGAAAAAGTTGATGAGAGAATATGTGGACGCAGTTAAAGAAGGGAGGGAAGAAACTGATGGGTGGGGTAACTCCCCGTACGTCGTGTCTAAAGTTGGTGTAAACGCTTACACGTTTATGTTACATCGCAGATTAGTTGATAGAG GGATATCAGTGAACTGCGTGCACCCAGGCTACGTGCAATCTGACATGACGCACGGGGCCGGCAACATTGCTCCCGGGGACGCCGCTAAAGTCCCCGCAGGCCTGGCGCTGCGGCCTCCTGGCAGCGGCCTTTACGTGTGGCATAACGGCAGCGCCGTGGCGTGGGATGGCAGGGACCCTAGGGAGGTTATAGATGGGAAAAACCcctaa
- the LOC134675507 gene encoding delta(24)-sterol reductase-like: protein MTAIETETLLEYILVEYRWLLAFFVLMPMSFAWKVWSSVRNYVVFKMNSAPKMHERKVKDVQRQIKAWLAGDRSTRLCTARPTWQTMSFRQGLYKKTFTNISVNLVDILEVDQKNMTVRCEPMVTMGQLSSTLDALGLSLPVVPELDQLTVGGLVMGTGVETSSHVHGLFQHICLQYELVLADGSVVTCSKDENADLFYAVPWSYGTLGFLASAVIKVIPAKKYIRLEYQPYTSLPELSKRFQEESLKQQPHQFVEALLYSKDKGVLMTGDMVDEIGGDGKYNPIGRWYSEWFYKQVERHLENYERGSKQPVVEYIPLRHYYHRHTRSLFWELKDIISFGNHPLFRLLFGWLMPPEVSLLKLTQPEAVGRLYDKAHVIQDMLVPIETLEKAVLLFHDKFRVYPMWLCPFKVPNNPGQLKVTGDWQMFVDIGVYGVPTAPGFETVSATRSVESFVTQEKGFQMLYADTYTTEEEFRRMFDHTLYDKVRESLPYCKEAFPEIYGKVNRSVRK from the exons ATGACAGCAATAGAGACTGAAACCCTCCTAGAGTACATCCTAGTGGAATACAGATGGCTGCTGGCGTTCTTCGTGCTGATGCCCATGTCCTTCGCGTGGAAGGTCTGGTCCAGCGTCAGGAACTATGTGGTATTCAAGATGAACAGCGCGCCGAAGATGCATGAGAGGAAGGTTAAGGACGTTCAGAGACAG ATAAAAGCGTGGCTGGCCGGAGACCGCAGCACCCGTCTATGCACAGCGCGACCCACCTGGCAGACCATGTCCTTCCGCCAGGGCCTCTACAAGAAGACCTTCACAAACATCAGTGTGAACCTCGTGGATATTCTCGAAGTGGATCAGAAGAACATG ACAGTCCGCTGCGAGCCCATGGTCACCATGGGTCAACTGTCCAGTACCCTCGACGCCCTGGGTCTGTCCCTGCCCGTGGTTCCCGAACTCGACCAGCTGACCGTCGGAGGCCTGGTCATGGGCACGGGGGTGGAAACCTCCTCACACGTGCATGGGCTGTTCCAGCACATATGCCTGCAGTATGAACTGGTGTTGGCTGATGGGTCGGTGGTCACTTGTAGTAAG GACGAGAATGCAGACCTGTTCTATGCAGTTCCGTGGTCATACGGCACTCTTGGATTCCTGGCCTCAGCTGTGATCAAAGTCATCCCTGCTAAGAA ATATATCCGGTTAGAATATCAGCCATACACCAGTCTACCAGAGCTCTCAAAGCGTTTCCAAGAGGAGTCCCTCAAGCAACAGCCTCACCAGTTCGTAGAAGCCCTGTTATACAGCAAAGACAAAGGAGTACTGATGACAGGAGACATGGTGGATGAAATAGGAGGCGATGGCAAA TACAACCCCATTGGCAGATGGTACTCTGAGTGGTTCTACAAGCAGGTGGAGCGTCACTTAGAGAACTATGAGAGAGGGAGCAAGCAGCCAGTTGTCGAATACATCCCGCTCAGGCACTACTACCACAGACATACTAGGAGTCTCTTCTGGGAGTTAAAA GACATCATCTCCTTTGGCAATCACCCTCTCTTCCGTCTGTTGTTTGGCTGGCTAATGCCACCCGAGGTGTCTTTACTTAAGCTGACGCAGCCTGAGGCAGTAGGCAGGCTTTATGACAAGGCTCATGTCATCCAGGACATGCTGGTGCCCATAGAGACCTTGGAGAAGGCTGTGCTGCTATTCCATGACAAGTTTAGG GTGTACCCGATGTGGCTGTGTCCGTTCAAAGTACCCAACAACCCTGGGCAGCTGAAGGTCACCGGCGACTGGCAGATGTTCGTCGACATCGGAGTCTACGGCGTGCCAACTGCTCCTGGATTCGAAACT GTTTCAGCAACCCGCAGCGTAGAAAGCTTCGTGACCCAAGAGAAGGGTTTCCAGATGCTGTACGCTGACACATACACTACGGAGGAAGAGTTCCGCCGCATGTTCGACCACACGCTGTACGACAAAGTTCGTGAGTCCCTGCCGTACTGTAAGGAGGCCTTCCCCGAGATATACGGCAAGGTTAACCGGAGCGTGAGGAAGTGA